In Quercus robur chromosome 11, dhQueRobu3.1, whole genome shotgun sequence, the following proteins share a genomic window:
- the LOC126706691 gene encoding pentatricopeptide repeat-containing protein At5g66520-like: MLISLSHHLLKPMNHLLVSWSIKNFNSWALAIRNNVSSPHKILYLFSKMHRSSVPSDSFSILFTLKSCTHLQNLTVIQHLHAHIVKIGFSSHVYVATSLLYAYVLMSFEHARVLFDEMPERNTVTWNTMITGYSRSGDVESARAVFEEMPVRDVASWSAMLAAYVTSGNYVQAVAVFRDMMAHEGLRPDQVTLGSVLTGCAHMGSLGLLAGKSVHGFIAKNGWELNVELGTVLVDMYAKCGFLKTACRVFGLMQERNVVSWTALICGSAQHGYSKEVLSLFEMMQKAGVRPNELTFTGILTACVHTGLVDEGRKYFKMIEECGLEPRIQHYGCIVDLLGKAGLLEEAYEIIRTMKFEPNIVVWGSFLTACREHKQFGMAERVIDKVLSMITPENNGGVYSLIADLYVLGEKWDEAERLRKLMLKENVKKARGSSYIRSW, translated from the coding sequence ATGCTTATTAGCCTCTCCCACCACTTACTCAAACCCATGAACCACTTATTAGTTTCTTGGTCCATCAAAAACTTTAACTCATGGGCATTAGCTATTAGAAATAATGTTTCTTCTCCACACAAAATCTTATACCTCTTTTCAAAAATGCATCGCTCATCTGTCCCCAGTGACAGTTTCTCCATACTTTTCACACTAAAATCTTGTACCCATTTGCAAAACCTCACTGTCATTCAACACCTTCATGCCCACATTGTCAAAATAGGATTCAGTTCTCACGTCTACGTTGCCACTTCTCTGCTCTACGCGTATGTTCTTATGTCTTTTGAGCATGCTCGTGTcctgtttgatgaaatgcccGAGAGAAATACAGTCACGTGGAACACGATGATTACTGGGTATTCGAGGTCTGGGGACGTAGAGAGTGCACGTGCTGTTTTTGAGGAAATGCCAGTAAGGGATGTTGCGTCATGGTCTGCCATGTTAGCTGCATATGTTACTAGTGGCAATTATGTGCAGGCTGTTGCGGTTTTTCGAGATATGATGGCGCATGAGGGGTTAAGACCTGACCAAGTGACTCTAGGATCAGTTCTAACAGGATGTGCCCACATGGGTTCTCTTGGATTGTTGGCTGGGAAATCTGTTCATGGATTTATAGCAAAGAATGGGTGGGAGTTGAATGTGGAACTTGGTACAGTTTTGGTTGACATGTATGCCAAGTGTGGCTTCCTGAAGACTGCTTGCCGGGTTTTTGGATTGATGCAAGAAAGGAATGTCGTGTCTTGGACTGCTTTGATTTGTGGTTCGGCACAACATGGCTACAGCAAAGAAGTATTGTCTTTGTTTGAGATGATGCAAAAAGCTGGAGTGAGGCCCAATGAATTGACTTTCACGGGGATTCTAACTGCGTGTGTGCATACAGGATTAGTTGATGAGGGTCGAAAATATTTCAAGATGATTGAAGAATGTGGGTTAGAGCCAAGAATCCAACATTATGGGTGCATAGTTGATTTGCTAGGAAAGGCAGGGCTGTTAGAGGAAGCATATGAGATAATTAGGACAATGAAATTTGAACCCAATATTGTCGTGTGGGGTTCATTCTTAACAGCTTGTAGGGAGCATAAGCAATTTGGGATGGCTGAGAGGGTAATTGATAAGGTCTTGAGTATGATAACGCCCGAGAATAATGGAGGGGTTTATTCCCTTATTGCTGATTTGTATGTTTTGGGTGAGAAGTGGGATGAAGCAGAGAGGCTTAGGAAATTAATGCTCAAAGAAAATGTCAAGAAGGCTAGGGGTTCAAGTTATATCAGAAGCTGGTAG